A genomic window from Photobacterium gaetbulicola Gung47 includes:
- a CDS encoding putative tetraheme cytochrome c (COG3005), translated as MKIIQQIKQVKRSVIAVIALAGTGLGLLFALPATEVLHAFSTNEFCGSCHTMQPMAETFEQSIHGGNNSQGFVAECVDCHLPKSNVVEQLYVKGTSGMRHLWGEYVKGMDALDYQANHEKRTEFVFDSGCENCHRTLEHRASIADEQSAVSDQVHQMAFANRDTDTDYQCSSCHFDIAHPNLKRNMRLREEEKIRELAAVGGL; from the coding sequence ATGAAAATAATTCAGCAAATCAAACAAGTGAAGCGCTCGGTTATTGCCGTCATTGCCTTGGCCGGTACAGGCCTAGGCTTGCTATTCGCCCTCCCAGCGACTGAAGTGCTACATGCATTCAGTACCAACGAATTTTGTGGCTCATGCCATACCATGCAACCTATGGCAGAAACCTTCGAGCAAAGTATTCATGGCGGTAATAACTCCCAGGGTTTTGTCGCAGAGTGTGTTGATTGCCACTTACCCAAGTCCAATGTTGTTGAACAGCTCTACGTCAAAGGGACATCGGGCATGCGCCATCTGTGGGGTGAATATGTAAAGGGAATGGATGCCCTTGATTACCAGGCTAACCATGAAAAGCGTACAGAATTTGTTTTCGATTCCGGTTGTGAAAACTGTCACCGCACTTTAGAACATCGGGCCTCTATAGCCGATGAACAATCTGCAGTTTCCGATCAGGTACACCAGATGGCTTTTGCCAACCGTGACACTGACACAGATTACCAATGCTCTAGCTGTCACTTCGACATCGCCCACCCGAATTTGAAACGCAACATGCGTCTACGTGAAGAAGAAAAAATCCGCGAACTAGCGGCAGTAGGAGGCCTATAA